The Arachis hypogaea cultivar Tifrunner chromosome 19, arahy.Tifrunner.gnm2.J5K5, whole genome shotgun sequence genome has a window encoding:
- the LOC112776712 gene encoding CLAVATA3/ESR (CLE)-related protein 13: MTLKISQLLHILLWLSLILFLLFHEYCNLNSKINKPTNPKNHHHHPFNNGRKVLLASKFDFSPFFNHHHRHKHPPPDPSDTEIDPRYGVEKRRVPTGPNPLHH; encoded by the coding sequence ATGACCCTCAAAATTTCCCAACTACTTCACATTCTCCTTTGGCTATCCCTAATATTATTCTTGCTTTTTCATGAGTATTGCAATCTCAACTCCAAGATCAACAAGCCTACTAACCCTAAAAATCATCATCACCACCCTTTCAACAATGGAAGAAAAGTTCTTCTAGCTAGCAAATTTGACTTCTCTCCTTTCTTCAACCACCATCATCGCCATAAACATCCTCCGCCCGACCCTTCAGACACAGAGATTGATCCGCGCTATGGCGTCGAGAAGCGCCGTGTACCAACCGGTCCAAATCCATTACACCATTGA